The Gambusia affinis linkage group LG05, SWU_Gaff_1.0, whole genome shotgun sequence region aacaaccaaacaaaacaaaacaaaaaaaacaataaaatgcttgggctgttaaatatatttttgaatacccgctttttttttttgtcaatatcaTAAATACTAAAGACACGGGACAACATTATAAGACAATGCTGAGAGACTAAATGTAAAGATTAAAATAgttcaaacattattttttcaagttttctagttcatgagaaaaaaaaaacaaaatttataaaaacaaaggtTGTATCAAGCGAGCACGAAAACACTAAACTTCAGTCTCTTCTTCAGTCTCGTCTCGGCCCTTGCGTTCAAAAGAGCTACCGCTAACGGGGCTGCTGGACAAATGTCAGACTGTCGTTAAACAAAACTGTTCCTGTGTGAACTTTGTCCTGTCCGTTAAAAGATGCTTGCCCATTGTCGCTTAGGCAGGATCCTGGTTTTCAAAGGAATTCATAAAAGCAGTCAAAcataccaataaaaacaaagaagtacCATGCATATCTTGCAAGACGACATATTCTCAAACAAGAGacaaagttttctttgtatAGACGAAATATCAAGTGAGAAGGGAGTGGGTGAAAGGCAAAGGCCTCTAATCAATACTAAATACCATAATTCCAAAACCAAACGAAAAATAATCTGTACACACAGAAGTATGCATGAGTTTAGACTGgatcagcagtttttttttttttttttttttcctcagtaatTTTCTCATCATACTTTAAGTCTTTGCCAAACTGCTACAATACAGACAAGTTTTCAGTTGATCCCAATCTCTTTGTTCTCCTCCATATATCTGGAAAAGGGTCGACTGGCTGGAACCTCCAGGCCAGACTTCTCCATACCCGTGATGGGGGAGCTTCTGCCAGTGTGAACACGGTCCATGCCTCCTCCAGGCATGGCTCCCAAGGAAGTGATTCCCGTCCCGCCGAGTCTGACGGGTAGCTGGGTGATGCCTCCGTTCTGAATCACAGAAATCTCATTGTTCTTCATGGCCAGGCCGTTGGTGATGGCGGCGGCGTACTGGTTCCAGAAGCCCGGGTCGACGTTCATGGCCCGGGCCGCCAGATCCTTCTGAAACATCTCGCTGAACTTCATGGCGTCGCCGCCCAGGAGGGCCATGGGGTTCTCCACCGACAGGCGTCGGCCCCGACGAGCGGGGGCGTTGTTCCACATATGTGTTCCCATGTGAACCTAACGGATGcaacaaaatgagcaaaacaagGTCAACCACGGCTGGGCATTTCCTGTACGTCAAAACTCTAAATACCACATGAATAACATGCTGCGGtctaaaatgaaatagaaattgcaaaaaattttacattaaagaaaCTAACCGAGAtcaaccccccaaaaaataatgcaacagTAGTGTCCAACTATCATGCTCAAAGGACAAtacttttgcatgtttctaCTCCAGTACAGCTGATTTAGGTGACTGAATCACCTAACAGTCAAGTTGTCACATGCCTATTTATGAGCCATCGATTTTAATAAGGTTTGTTGAACTgtcaaaacacttaaaatacgTAGGATGCTGACTTTGAGGGCTAACGCCAGCCTCCACTGTCTTACATCAAGCAAAATTACAGAACAGTTTAGTCGCCAGTAACTTTGACTACATGTTGGTGGTTTGATCCTGGAATTAACAACCAACTCTCCTCCAGAGTAATACGATAAACAGTTTCACCAAGAACATTTCCATGAAGCTAACTTTCCTGCAACCAGAATGACCCAGTGTGTCCAGAGTTTGTTCTGGGTCTCACCTTCAGATTGCCCTTTGTGGTGAAGGCCCTTCCACAAATGGAGCAGGCGAAAGGTTTCTCTCCCGTGTGTGTGCGCTCGTGGATTTGAAGCGCGCTGGCCGAGGAAAAATTCTTCCCACACGAATGGCAGTTGTGCTGCTTAGGGGTGCGACGTGGAGGCGGCGGTGCCAACATAGGATTGATGCTGGGGCTCATTGTGGTCGGGGGTGCGGCGGCTGGAACCTGAATGCCCACGGGCAGGTGAGCGCTGTCGCTCAGAGACTTGCCGTGTCCGTTAATTTCCATCTTGATCATATTTGTTGCCGTACTGGCTAAATTAGGAGTACTTAGTCCTGAGAAACAAACCCAAAGGTAGTATTTTAGGTgttgatttaataaattatagtAAATATAGTAATTTAGCAAAGTAGGAGGCTGATAATTCtctcaaacatgcatatttTCATAAGCCAATATTCTGACAACTGGTATAATGAGAAAATTGACAACATACACATAAAATTTGATCAGGTTTTGCTCAGACTCACCTCGATCTCTGTTTAGAAACAGCATGTTGAAGTGGCTCTCCTCCTTGATGAAGTGCCTGCCAGGTTGAGTGGCAGTCAGGTCAAGGGCCCCGGTCCCTTCAGTAGCAGAATGGGGAGACGGGGTCTCTGATTTTTCTGACTTCACTGTTGGTAGGCCAGCTGCATTGTTCTCCTGGCCCTCCTCTGCTGTCATTGCACTGCTGCTGTTGTTATTATTGAATGTAGCTGGGGACTTGGACCGCTGGCTCTCAGAATGGCTGTGAGCTGGGGACAAATGCTGCATAGAGCCAGAGGACTCTGACAAAGCGGGGCTTCCCAAGCTCTGACCTTCAGCATCCCCCACAGCAGTCAGGGAGTCAGTTGTAAAGCAGTCAGTCTCCCCAGGAAAGCTGCTGCCATTCTGTGCAGTCTTCAGGCCAAATGTGCGACTTATGTTGGCAGTAGAGTCAATCATCTTCATCTGGTTTTCCATTGCAGCAATGCTAGAAATGATAGAAGTTGGAGGTGAGCTCCCAGGTGAATAGGGCTTAGAAGGGTCTACTTCTCCGTCTTTTAAGTCCATGTCATCATCCATAGCCTGCTCCATTTCATCCAGCAGGTCGTCATCGTAGTTACTCATTGCGTCTAGGCTCTTTTCATCAAAGGACACATCCGCGTCCATCTCCTGCAGATTTTCAGGAACAGGGGTGTTGGGAATCTGCCCTCCCATGTGCATGCGGATGTGTTGCTGCAGCACAACAGCGTTGGTGAACTTTTTCTGACATATAGGGCAGGAGTGCTGGACTCGAAGTGGTGGTTTCGACCTGTGCACGCCAAAGTGAGTCTTTAGATTTCCCTTAGTAGTGAATGCTCGTCCACATATCTTGCATTTGAAAGGCCTCTCGCCAGTGTGGATACGGTAGTGCATCTTCAGAGCACTCTGGCAGCTTAGAACACGATGGCAGATGACACACTGGTTGGGATCGGTCATCTTCTTATCAATGTTCTCGACAAGCTGCTGCAACTTTGACGTCTCTGAGGTTTGCATAGAGTCTAGGAGTCCTCCAAAGGGAAACTTTGCCTTAAACTGGTCAGAAAGCATTGGAAGGACGGGATGGGAGACAGAATTTGAAGCGGAGTTGGGACTGCTGATAGGCTCAGTGATTTGGCTACTGCCTGACAATATCGTAGAGGTGACAGTGGTGGGAAGAAGTGCTTGACTTACTGTGGTTGTGGTGGCTGTGCTCTCTCCTGGCCTTATAGGGCAACTTGGTGACAAGAGAATGCCTTCAGGTTTCAGGAGCGGAGGTGCATCACTCCCAATGCTAGGTTTTGGGGAGAGTGAAGTAGTGGTCATGCCAGAATCATTGGCGATACTTGGGGACAAAGATGCACACTCACTTGTGGGCGGTGAA contains the following coding sequences:
- the sall3a gene encoding sal-like protein 3 isoform X2, yielding MSRRKQAKPQHLKSDEDPALTGVISEHAQGDVLEDADSGNESRSGSEETHVCEKCCAEFFKWSDFCEHLKSCTKNPLVLIVNDNEDTPNPSQEYPSEPSPIPSCNSEQDDSEDAREGNQSPAGEGDDIPETDPLNGVGVLEKEDEQMELELSPDKNIDSEERDVTSPEPDGSLPQLSDVVPSAITSYTMPSTNVTLETLHGTRVAVAQFSQSVRAAAAAAAGSGVSTMAIPMILDQLMALQQQQIHQLQLIEQIRSQVALMNRQSAPQPALSHHHNSAAGNQGSVSSCVPPVANQLHLHNFITPPVHQLPVRLPATLSAQGPSPLTSAIEGPLSQTPQSSTSQSNSSVPNTSSNNSVFPPPSGSGLPALHPTCSSTVSNNNSSTSSSITGGGGGVSSTSALPRNSTTPPSLSHSSLLNSASSLPLIPHSSSSSVIFPNPLASIAATANALDPLSALMKHRKGKPPNVSVFDTKPSSEDPFFKHKCRFCAKVFGSDSALQIHLRSHTGERPYKCNICGNRFSTKGNLKVHFQRHKEKYPHIQMNPYPVPEYLDNVPTSSGIPYGMSLPPEKPVTTWLDSKPVLSTVSTSIGLQLPPTLPSMIGGFTDSPSLTPLNRSPQRPSPPTSECASLSPSIANDSGMTTTSLSPKPSIGSDAPPLLKPEGILLSPSCPIRPGESTATTTTVSQALLPTTVTSTILSGSSQITEPISSPNSASNSVSHPVLPMLSDQFKAKFPFGGLLDSMQTSETSKLQQLVENIDKKMTDPNQCVICHRVLSCQSALKMHYRIHTGERPFKCKICGRAFTTKGNLKTHFGVHRSKPPLRVQHSCPICQKKFTNAVVLQQHIRMHMGGQIPNTPVPENLQEMDADVSFDEKSLDAMSNYDDDLLDEMEQAMDDDMDLKDGEVDPSKPYSPGSSPPTSIISSIAAMENQMKMIDSTANISRTFGLKTAQNGSSFPGETDCFTTDSLTAVGDAEGQSLGSPALSESSGSMQHLSPAHSHSESQRSKSPATFNNNNSSSAMTAEEGQENNAAGLPTVKSEKSETPSPHSATEGTGALDLTATQPGRHFIKEESHFNMLFLNRDRGLSTPNLASTATNMIKMEINGHGKSLSDSAHLPVGIQVPAAAPPTTMSPSINPMLAPPPPRRTPKQHNCHSCGKNFSSASALQIHERTHTGEKPFACSICGRAFTTKGNLKVHMGTHMWNNAPARRGRRLSVENPMALLGGDAMKFSEMFQKDLAARAMNVDPGFWNQYAAAITNGLAMKNNEISVIQNGGITQLPVRLGGTGITSLGAMPGGGMDRVHTGRSSPITGMEKSGLEVPASRPFSRYMEENKEIGIN
- the sall3a gene encoding sal-like protein 3 isoform X1; amino-acid sequence: MCEFFIDYLFINSSFIPLLPSSPPSPLPAAQGDVLEDADSGNESRSGSEETHVCEKCCAEFFKWSDFCEHLKSCTKNPLVLIVNDNEDTPNPSQEYPSEPSPIPSCNSEQDDSEDAREGNQSPAGEGDDIPETDPLNGVGVLEKEDEQMELELSPDKNIDSEERDVTSPEPDGSLPQLSDVVPSAITSYTMPSTNVTLETLHGTRVAVAQFSQSVRAAAAAAAGSGVSTMAIPMILDQLMALQQQQIHQLQLIEQIRSQVALMNRQSAPQPALSHHHNSAAGNQGSVSSCVPPVANQLHLHNFITPPVHQLPVRLPATLSAQGPSPLTSAIEGPLSQTPQSSTSQSNSSVPNTSSNNSVFPPPSGSGLPALHPTCSSTVSNNNSSTSSSITGGGGGVSSTSALPRNSTTPPSLSHSSLLNSASSLPLIPHSSSSSVIFPNPLASIAATANALDPLSALMKHRKGKPPNVSVFDTKPSSEDPFFKHKCRFCAKVFGSDSALQIHLRSHTGERPYKCNICGNRFSTKGNLKVHFQRHKEKYPHIQMNPYPVPEYLDNVPTSSGIPYGMSLPPEKPVTTWLDSKPVLSTVSTSIGLQLPPTLPSMIGGFTDSPSLTPLNRSPQRPSPPTSECASLSPSIANDSGMTTTSLSPKPSIGSDAPPLLKPEGILLSPSCPIRPGESTATTTTVSQALLPTTVTSTILSGSSQITEPISSPNSASNSVSHPVLPMLSDQFKAKFPFGGLLDSMQTSETSKLQQLVENIDKKMTDPNQCVICHRVLSCQSALKMHYRIHTGERPFKCKICGRAFTTKGNLKTHFGVHRSKPPLRVQHSCPICQKKFTNAVVLQQHIRMHMGGQIPNTPVPENLQEMDADVSFDEKSLDAMSNYDDDLLDEMEQAMDDDMDLKDGEVDPSKPYSPGSSPPTSIISSIAAMENQMKMIDSTANISRTFGLKTAQNGSSFPGETDCFTTDSLTAVGDAEGQSLGSPALSESSGSMQHLSPAHSHSESQRSKSPATFNNNNSSSAMTAEEGQENNAAGLPTVKSEKSETPSPHSATEGTGALDLTATQPGRHFIKEESHFNMLFLNRDRGLSTPNLASTATNMIKMEINGHGKSLSDSAHLPVGIQVPAAAPPTTMSPSINPMLAPPPPRRTPKQHNCHSCGKNFSSASALQIHERTHTGEKPFACSICGRAFTTKGNLKVHMGTHMWNNAPARRGRRLSVENPMALLGGDAMKFSEMFQKDLAARAMNVDPGFWNQYAAAITNGLAMKNNEISVIQNGGITQLPVRLGGTGITSLGAMPGGGMDRVHTGRSSPITGMEKSGLEVPASRPFSRYMEENKEIGIN